The segment CGTTTTCCGCGAGGCTGACCATACTTATGAAGTGATTTGGAATCTCAAGAAGGGGCTGCCTCCCCGTAAAATTCCGTTGTCTGTAAAAGTCAAAAAAACGAGCAATATCAATGGCGTGTATTTTACGGCCAACGGTTCTGTATCAAGTTCAGGCACCATTTACTTTTCAACAAGTACAGGAGACAAGTCGATGGTTGTCCATTTGGGAAAAGGAAGGGTGGTTTTCTCTGAATGAACAAGGATTTTCCTGGGCAGAAACGATGCTGAGCCTGTTTATGTTATTTATACTGTTCGGTACCTTGCTGCCGGTGATGCAGCAATTGCAGCAATCCATCCATTTGAAGAAAGAGCGGCTGATTGCCTATGAAACGCTGCATGAAGGAGCCAAGGAAATCCACTCGCTGAATATTTTACAGGGGGAACGGCGCGTGAACGGCGTCACTTACAGCTGGGAAATGAAGGATGAACTTTGTGTCAGCTATCAAAATTACAAACAAACAAGTGAAACGATATGCATCGAATAAAAAAGCCCGATGAGAAAGGTTTCGCATTTTTGAATTCGCTGTTCGAACTAATGCTGCTGATGATTTTATTGCCGCTTATTGTGCTGTTTTTCAGTTTTATGCTGACATTTGCAAAAGAAACAAACCCCAAACTTCTGGAATGGCAATTGTTCAGCGTTGATTTACAGGCTTATCTGGCAGGCAGTGATTCAGTTCAAATCATTAATAACGGAGGAGGGATCCGCATTCTTCAACAAAGCGTGGAATATGATATTGAATCGTTTGAATACTACGTGCGAAAACAGAAATTCAGGCAAGGTCATGAAATCATGCTGACCAATTTAAAAAAATGCCGTTTTGAATTGGTGGGGACGAAGCTGTCTGTCCGCGCAGAATTCACAAATGGCATTGTAGAGGAGGCGGAGTATGTGGTTACTCCTCCTTAAGTCCAATAAAGGCGCGTTGTATCCCTGTTCCGCCGTCTTTTTCTTGTCTGCGCTGCTCTTGCTTTCCCATGGATTGGCTGTCTATTCGATCCAATACAAAACATACGATGGATTGGAAAATATGCATAGACATGCTACGATACAACTACTAATGGTAATTGAGCAAAATAAAATGCCTGAGCAGTAGGGGAGTATTGGGTGGTAAGATGAAAAGAATATATTTAGTCGGATTTATGGGCTGCGGCAAAAGTGCAGTAGGCAGAAGGCTTAGTTTTTTATTGAAACTGCCCTTCTATGATATGGATAAGGAAATAGTCCGGCAGACCGGTAAAACGATACCGGAGATTTTTGAGCAATGCGGAGAAGCTTATTTTAGGGACCTGGAAACAGAGTTTTTGAAAAGCCATGGCCATGATAATTGCATTATTTCTACAGGCGGCGGTGTGCCTTTGCGTGAAGTGAACTGCAAAATCATGCGTGAAACAGGGCTAGTGCTGTTTTTGGATGCTCCTTTCAGGGAAATTTGGCGCCGGATCCACAAAGATGCAAATCGGCCGATTGTCAGAAATTCGACAAGAGAAGAAATTGAAGCTTTGTTCAAATCGCGCTACCGCCACTATAAAGCTGCTGCCCACATTACAATCCGTACGGAATTTCGTACATTGCGGCAAATTACACAATATGCCGCTTTCCAAGTAAATCGCTTAAAAGGCGAACGATGAATGCGATTTAAGGTAAAACATTCGCTTCTTCAAACGCAAAACAAAATTGATTGCGCTTGCCTCCTAACAATGTTAGGATATAGACAAAGTTATACTATTCTGTATAACGGTTTGGACCAAATGATTCGATTTGGGCGGATGATTGTACGGGGAGAGAACGCGAAAGCGTCGCCGAAGGAGCAAGTAACGAAATGTTATGAATCTCTCAGGCAAAAAGACTCGTGCAGGACGCATCTCTGGAGAACGCTGCTGTGCAGCTACCAAAGAGGAAAGCCGTAAAGGTAAACTTTCAGGTTCCAGGACAGAGATTTCCCTTTCAAGGGGGAATCTCTGTCCTTTTTTTTGTGGAATTTGATTATTGGAGGAGGAAAATGAATGAGTGAAGTGACAGGGCAATTACAGCGTACACCTCTTTTTGAGGCATACTCGAAGTATGGCGGGAAGACAATCGACTTCGGCGGATGGGAACTTCCGGTGCAATTTTCAAGCATTAAAGGAGAACACGAAGCAGTTCGGACAAAGGCTGGACTATTTGATGTTTCCCATATGGGCGAAATCATGGTGACGGGTTCTGGAAGCCTGGAGTTTTTGCAGCATCTTGTGACTAACGACGTTTCCAAAATTAAAGACGGCCAAGCGCAATACTCAGCGATGTGCTATGAAAATGGTGGTGTTGTTGATGACTTGCTGGTCTATAAAATCAGTGATGACCGGTATATGCTGGTTGTTAACGCCTCTAATATCGAAAAGGATTTTCAATGGATGCAAGATGCCGCATTCGGTGATGTCCAACTTGACAACCAGTCCGATCAATTCGGTTTATTAGCTCTTCAAGGACCTCTGGCAGAAACGGTATTGCAGCGTTTGACTGAAGAAGACCTTTCTGAGATCAAAGCTTTCCGCTTTAAAACGGATGTTTCAGTCGGCGGATATCCAGTAATCGTTTCACGGACCGGCTATACAGGAGAAGACGGTTTTGAAATTTATGCAAATCTGGAAGCGACAGTCGCTCTTTGGGATAAAATTTTATCTGAAGGCGAAAAAGACGGCGTTTTGCCATGCGGTCTCGGAGCACGCGATACCTTGCGTTTTGAAGCATGTTTGGCATTATACGGGCAAGAATTGTCTAAAGATATAACGCCGCTTGAAGCCGGATTGAATTTTGTTGTAAAACTGAAAAAAGAGTCCGACTTTACCGGGAAAGAAGCATTGGCTGCCCAAAAAGAAAATGGAGTGCCCCGCAAGCTTGTCGGCATTGAAATGATTGACAAAGGCATTCCACGCCACGGCTATCCGGTTTATGCAGATGGCAAACTGATCGGGGAAGTTACTTCAGGCACACAGTCACCGACACTTAAGAAAAATATCGGATTGGTTCTGGTTTCAACTGATTTTGCTGAACTCGGAACTGAAGTCGAAATTGAAATCCGCAATAAACGCCTGAAAGCGAAGACAGTTGAAACGCCGTTTTATAAACGCGTTAAATAATCTTATTTGAAAAGGAGACCGCATTCTATGAAACATCGCTATTTACCCATGACGTCTCAAGACGAAAAAGACATGCTGGACGTAATCGGCATCGAGTCGATTGATGAATTATTTGCAGACATTCCTGAAAAAGTCCGTTTTAAAGGCGAATACAATATCAAAGCGGCCAAATCCGAATCTTCATTGATAAAAGAATTGGCGCAATTAGCAGCGAAAAATGCTGATTCAAACCGTTATGCTTCGTTTTTGGGAGCAGGAGTTTACGACCATTACAAGCCGATTATTGTCGACCATGTAATTTCGCGTTCTGAGTTCTATACAGCTTATACACCTTATCAGCCGGAAATTTCCCAAGGCGAATTGCAGGCGATTTTTGAATTCCAGACGATGATCAGTGAATTGACTGGAATGGATCTTGCCAACTCTTCGATGTATGACGGCGGAACGGCATTGGCAGAAGCTGGAATGCTTGCTGCGGCGCATACTCGCCGCAAAAAAATCCTGGTGTCACGTGCGGTTCATCCGGAGTCGCGTGATGTTGTCCGCAGCTATGCACTAGGGCAATCGATTGAAGTGGAAGAAATCCCATTGAAAGATGGCCATACAGATCTTGAAGCATTGAAAAACATGATCAATGATGATGTAGCGGCTGTGATGATCCAATATCCGAACTTCTTTGGGCAAGTGGAAGACTTGGCTTCTTTCGAATCGGTTATCCACGGGGCAGGTGCGCTGTTTGCGGTATCTGCCAATCCTTTGGCACTGGGTGCATTGACTTCGCCTGGTGAACTTGGGGCCGACATCACTGTAGGCGATGCGCAGCCATTCGGAATTCCAGAAGCTTTCGGTGGACCTCATTGCGGGTATTTTGCTGTCACTAAAAAATTGATGAGAAAAGTTCCAGGCCGTCTGGTTGGGGAAACGGTTGATGAAGACGGGCGCCGTGGCTTTGTGTTGACATTGCAAGCACGCGAACAGCATATCCGCCGCGATAAAGCGACTTCTAATATCTGTTCGAACCAAGCGTTGAACGCATTGGCAGCATCTGTTGCCATGACAGCGCTCGGAAAAGTCGGCACGAAACATATCGCTGTACAGAACATCACTAAAACTTATTACATGAAACAGCAACTGAAAAAAGCAGGATTTGATATTGCATTTGAAGGCGCTCATTTCAACGAAATCGTCGTGAAAACAAAAGCTCCGGTCAAAGAAGTTAATACCGGATTGCTGGAAAAAGGAATTATCGGCGGCTATGATCTTGGCCGCAGCTACGAAGAGTTAGAAGGACATATGCTTGTTGCTGTAACTGAGCAGCGCACAAAAGAAGAAATCGATGCATTCGTGCAGGAAGTTGCTGCATCAGTGCAGGAAATGGGGGCTACTCATGCATAAAGATAATCAACCGCTCATTTTTGAAATGACGAAAGAAGGCCGCATCGGCTATAGCCTGCCGGATCTTGATGTTCCGGAAATTGATTTGAATGACGTCTTGCCGCAAGGCTTGATCCGTGAAAAAGCAGCTGAGCTGCCGGAAGTATCGGAACTGGACATCATGCGCCATTACAC is part of the Planococcus shenhongbingii genome and harbors:
- the gcvT gene encoding glycine cleavage system aminomethyltransferase GcvT, whose amino-acid sequence is MSEVTGQLQRTPLFEAYSKYGGKTIDFGGWELPVQFSSIKGEHEAVRTKAGLFDVSHMGEIMVTGSGSLEFLQHLVTNDVSKIKDGQAQYSAMCYENGGVVDDLLVYKISDDRYMLVVNASNIEKDFQWMQDAAFGDVQLDNQSDQFGLLALQGPLAETVLQRLTEEDLSEIKAFRFKTDVSVGGYPVIVSRTGYTGEDGFEIYANLEATVALWDKILSEGEKDGVLPCGLGARDTLRFEACLALYGQELSKDITPLEAGLNFVVKLKKESDFTGKEALAAQKENGVPRKLVGIEMIDKGIPRHGYPVYADGKLIGEVTSGTQSPTLKKNIGLVLVSTDFAELGTEVEIEIRNKRLKAKTVETPFYKRVK
- the comGF gene encoding competence type IV pilus minor pilin ComGF, yielding MHRIKKPDEKGFAFLNSLFELMLLMILLPLIVLFFSFMLTFAKETNPKLLEWQLFSVDLQAYLAGSDSVQIINNGGGIRILQQSVEYDIESFEYYVRKQKFRQGHEIMLTNLKKCRFELVGTKLSVRAEFTNGIVEEAEYVVTPP
- a CDS encoding shikimate kinase codes for the protein MKRIYLVGFMGCGKSAVGRRLSFLLKLPFYDMDKEIVRQTGKTIPEIFEQCGEAYFRDLETEFLKSHGHDNCIISTGGGVPLREVNCKIMRETGLVLFLDAPFREIWRRIHKDANRPIVRNSTREEIEALFKSRYRHYKAAAHITIRTEFRTLRQITQYAAFQVNRLKGER
- the comGD gene encoding competence type IV pilus minor pilin ComGD; the protein is MKSLLKETGFTLIEMLLVLAVLMTVVGIAIPSYRTFEIDKEEDRFFDLLLRDIYFAQSESYRTKAPVMVVFREADHTYEVIWNLKKGLPPRKIPLSVKVKKTSNINGVYFTANGSVSSSGTIYFSTSTGDKSMVVHLGKGRVVFSE
- the gcvPA gene encoding aminomethyl-transferring glycine dehydrogenase subunit GcvPA, with amino-acid sequence MKHRYLPMTSQDEKDMLDVIGIESIDELFADIPEKVRFKGEYNIKAAKSESSLIKELAQLAAKNADSNRYASFLGAGVYDHYKPIIVDHVISRSEFYTAYTPYQPEISQGELQAIFEFQTMISELTGMDLANSSMYDGGTALAEAGMLAAAHTRRKKILVSRAVHPESRDVVRSYALGQSIEVEEIPLKDGHTDLEALKNMINDDVAAVMIQYPNFFGQVEDLASFESVIHGAGALFAVSANPLALGALTSPGELGADITVGDAQPFGIPEAFGGPHCGYFAVTKKLMRKVPGRLVGETVDEDGRRGFVLTLQAREQHIRRDKATSNICSNQALNALAASVAMTALGKVGTKHIAVQNITKTYYMKQQLKKAGFDIAFEGAHFNEIVVKTKAPVKEVNTGLLEKGIIGGYDLGRSYEELEGHMLVAVTEQRTKEEIDAFVQEVAASVQEMGATHA